One Dermacentor silvarum isolate Dsil-2018 chromosome 10, BIME_Dsil_1.4, whole genome shotgun sequence genomic window carries:
- the LOC119430936 gene encoding protein piccolo, whose protein sequence is MSDRRRDSRSKPSSEPRPQRHLPSSRPGFKPSLRSRSSLLESTPHLSRALLDRQRRREFGDDRPVEHRRRPPGFGDEGPMGHRRRAPEYDDERFAGSASVPPIHFDSSLRDDSRDGRGHQGRRPPEDHDELSLASYDYHAPGGGGPRGPSGPPERLRRPQSTPRYGGDRDRYFGSPERERHSFGYPGRHSGERERFDGLGGREERGPEHYRFGDDSQRFGDEMNLEHRSRRMQEWPDDDPEWARSGPPYGDERARAGGMGQRPFVREYSSSFNDERPPLMPCQESRRSTSVPPRRHDWGPEDFGEGPRDHGALGWEDEFGSFPYRSGPPHFGRMEREPFSPREHPGGNLGNPDTSGYKERPPRSSSRDRGYACPREFQERGRELPGFSPYEEHLPSSPYPGRRPFSEGHSEGPGPVRFASTYQQPMSGPMGQKNHCPPEGVPPRDVGLRLDSAAFDTRPMIPGKDEVRPAPPNHPKNFVMERAAKPGYKEMPANPDNPWPNLPTTSYRGQMLGSGYKGPPLSKEGPLGEPGKAVGGIPTRLAAPVPSPQLPRPAIPGRSTSSVDFSQQSQRASMGPSQCQSVPGVRGPEQGSLLVDKLRSESAPPLPPTADQQRQRPPLAPPVSSVSQAPQSARLPPPTAEQRQHPPVAPSVSNVPQTPQSANIPSASTDQQRQRPPAAPCAPTISQTPQSARLPPPTAEQRQRPAVAPSVSSVSQTPQSAHISSATTDQQRQRPPVAPCAASISHTPQSARLPAATAEQRQRPALAPCATSVSQTLQSARLQTPTAEQRQRLPVAICGTSVSQTPRGARLPPTTEQRQRPPVASYVTSVSETPQTARLPPATSEQQHQHPPVASCVSSVSLTPLESAIQKPPSTVESKDDPPVASMPSRSPAEERPGSIEDRKLQRPISFPLPKGKLEQLASQVLRANPLDKVARAPIIGPPQSQASAQSGDEKHLSASSGGQQRPALSQGSCGPTQYKAPGTSLAPRQPASTLPAVSAQQALPAPPQPPSFTCQSFLPTRQLAAASTGNSTQCNVSAPNTPELRPPITTAYPQQLFPLTYMPIHFGQERYMTPPQQPGSVPGTPSLYDFQQKQATTTDPKPQLPVPSPFLNTSSGQLSRGALTGPPLPTPSYFTGPQRPSVATSIPQPAASPLHGQQVPTSSASHEQARPPTIVQEKLAEEKVAPKLEGQADAKCGQILEPGPKQKKPEAGGVHNTKDTVCKSAPKSSAGHGECYNSDVEMIDADVDDTRTCAKDKASATVGGAAPPVSILSVGRGVTKSDTTDGARLSYHTIQSKNQDADTEKQQPDPQNQQSTSSADETSVPKGDQSKSEVVAENQISLSKLEESPTDNQSLAVNKQETSVRDRDPEMKGSEKVLQSREPLSKEEKANVLKNEDTLKAQNEVFYGPRPPTTEEIDKSQNTPVTEKNSNPSDMNTSSGKQPALNDHEVSSSTPECAVASSSTQSKDKETGHSDAPSASAGKKVELQDTLQDDSKPTEKAETAVASKKKEESSDCEKSGHSSERSSKTNEDSYRPRSSKRRRRTYSSSDDKYDEDESDVENTNDGVCLSGRGNEGQVFGIPVVFKAISTTRTFWNIRGGQVARELEEVVGDNVVNQKINRAGFLCVNVATAADAVKLLNLKTLGGADVESVIPSMYLRHEAKIRGVPYHYTNEKLAELFASVGVLSARRQLTVKRLHDGTYEEFPRSSVVLTFKPDATLPKTLELENEKFIVEEYIEAPLQCFKCLRFGHTSRACVSVGRCKNCGARYCDEECERRTPMCANCFGPHQATYVGCPRRREVAFASLWKRTFDLNAL, encoded by the coding sequence ATGAGTGACCGTAGACGCGACAGCCGAAGCAAGCCTTCCTCCGAACCGCGTCCCCAACGTCATCTGCCGTCCAGTAGGCCAGGGTTCAAGCCTTCGCTACGCAGCCGATCGTCGCTCTTAGAATCGACTCCCCATCTGTCGAGAGCGCTGCTTGACCGTCAACGGCGGAGAGAGTTCGGAGATGACCGGCCAGTGGAACACAGAAGGCGACCCCCGGGGTTCGGAGATGAGGGGCCCATGGGACACAGAAGGCGAGCCCCGGAATATGACGACGAGCGATTCGCTGGTTCGGCTTCCGTACCTCCAATTCACTTCGACAGTTCCCTGCGTGACGACAGCAGGGACGGCAGAGGGCACCAAGGAAGGCGCCCGCCCGAAGACCACGACGAGCTGTCTCTAGCATCGTACGACTACCACGCACCTGGTGGTGGCGGCCCGCGAGGGCCTTCCGGACCACCGGAGAGACTTCGTCGCCCCCAGAGTACACCGCGGTACGGCGGGGACCGCGACCGGTACTTTGGATCTCCGGAACGAGAGAGGCATTCCTTCGGCTATCCAGGACGTCACAGCGGTGAGCGCGAACGATTCGACGGTTTAGGGGGTCGCGAGGAACGAGGCCCTGAGCATTACCGCTTCGGTGATGACTCGCAGCGCTTCGGTGATGAAATGAACCTTGAACACCGATCTCGCCGCATGCAAGAGTGGCCCGATGACGACCCCGAGTGGGCGCGGTCTGGCCCTCCCTACGGTGACGAACGAGCTCGTGCCGGAGGCATGGGCCAGCGGCCTTTTGTTCGAGAGTACTCTAGCAGCTTTAATGACGAAAGGCCACCTTTAATGCCTTGCCAGGAAAGCCGGCGAAGTACCTCGGTTCCGCCTCGGCGTCATGACTGGGGTCCGGAAGACTTTGGCGAAGGACCGCGCGATCATGGAGCGTTGGGCTGGGAAGATGAATTCGGTTCCTTCCCTTACCGTTCGGGACCACCTCACTTCGGTCGGATGGAAAGGGAGCCCTTCTCACCAAGAGAACATCCCGGTGGTAATCTTGGGAATCCTGACACATCCGGTTACAAAGAAAGACCTCCAAGGAGTTCCAGTCGCGACCGCGGGTACGCCTGCCCACGGGAATTCCAAGAGCGCGGCCGAGAATTGCCGGGTTTCTCACCTTACGAGGAACATTTGCCCAGTTCACCGTATCCAGGACGTCGTCCTTTCAGCGAGGGCCACTCGGAAGGACCAGGCCCAGTCAGATTTGCTTCTACATATCAACAACCAATGTCCGGCCCAATGGGCCAGAAGAATCACTGTCCCCCTGAAGGCGTCCCCCCTCGAGATGTCGGTTTGAGGCTTGATAGCGCGGCTTTTGATACACGACCAATGATCCCAGGGAAAGATGAAGTGCGTCCCGCACCACCGAACCATCCGAAAAACTTTGTGATGGAACGAGCTGCTAAACCAGGCTACAAAGAAATGCCCGCTAACCCTGACAACCCGTGGCCAAACCTTCCAACCACCAGTTACAGAGGCCAGATGCTTGGATCGGGCTACAAAGGACCACCATTAAGCAAGGAAGGGCCACTTGGGGAGCCGGGAAAAGCTGTGGGTGGTATTCCCACCCGTTTAGCTGCTCCTGTCCCATCGCCGCAGCTGCCTAGGCCAGCGATCCCTGGGCGATCCACTTCGAGCGTGGATTTTTCGCAGCAGAGTCAGCGGGCGTCAATGGGTCCTTCACAGTGCCAAAGCGTACCAGGTGTCCGAGGGCCAGAACAGGGGTCGTTGCTTGTGGATAAACTTCGAAGTGAAAGTGCACCTCCTCTTCCGCCTACAGCCGACCAACAACGGCAGCGTCCTCCGCTTGCTCCACCTGTAAGCAGCGTCTCACAGGCACCACAAAGTGCGCGCCTTCCACCTCCTACAGCCGAACAGCGTCAGCACCCTCCAGTTGCTCCATCTGTTAGCAACGTTCCACAAACACCACAAAGTGCGAACATTCCGTCTGCTTCAACCGACCAACAGCGTCAGCGCCCTCCAGCTGCTCCATGTGCACCCACCATCTCGCAGACACCACAAAGTGCGCGCCTTCCACCTCCTACAGCCGAACAACGTCAGCGTCCTGCGGTGGCTCCATCTGTTAGCAGCGTCTCACAAACACCACAAAGTGCGCACATTTCGTCTGCTACAACCGACCAACAGCGTCAGCGCCCTCCCGTTGCTCCATGTGCAGCTAGCATCTCGCATACACCACAGAGCGCGCGCCTTCCAGCTGCTACAGCCGAACAGCGTCAGCGCCCTGCGTTGGCTCCATGTGCAACTAGCGTCTCGCAAACACTACAAAGTGCGCGCCTTCAAACTCCTACAGCCGAACAGCGTCAGCGCCTTCCGGTGGCCATATGTGGAACCAGCGTCTCGCAGACACCACGAGGTGCACGCCTTCCACCTACTACCGAACAGCGTCAGCGCCCTCCTGTTGCTTCATACGTAACCAGCGTCTCAGAAACACCACAAACTGCGCGCCTTCCGCCTGCTACTTCCGAACAACAGCACCAGCACCCTCCGGTTGCTTCATGTGTAAGCAGCGTCTCACTAACACCACTTGAATCTGCGATTCAAAAGCCTCCTTCGACCGTCGAAAGCAAAGATGATCCGCCTGTCGCATCGATGCCATCGCGGAGTCCTGCAGAGGAGCGACCAGGCAGTATCGAAGACCGCAAACTACAGCGCCCTATCAGCTTTCCGCTTCCGAAAGGCAAGTTGGAACAACTGGCCTCGCAGGTACTGCGTGCCAATCCTTTAGACAAGGTGGCGCGGGCTCCGATCATAGGTCCACCGCAGAGCCAAGCTAGCGCGCAAAGCGGTGACGAGAAACACTTGTCTGCTTCTTCAGGCGGACAACAGCGTCCAGCACTTTCGCAGGGATCTTGCGGGCCCACGCAGTATAAGGCACCCGGTACTTCGCTTGCACCTCGGCAGCCTGCAAGCACGTTGCCTGCGGTTTCAGCTCAGCAAGCACTGCCGGCACCTCCTCAGCCGCCGTCGTTCACTTGCCAATCGTTTCTGCCAACTCGCCAGCTTGCGGCAGCTTCTACTGGCAACTCAACACAGTGCAACGTCAGCGCGCCCAATACGCCCGAACTACGGCCTCCGATAACTACTGCGTACCCGCAGCAGCTTTTCCCACTCACTTACATGCCAATTCACTTCGGGCAAGAACGCTACATGACACCGCCTCAACAACCAGGATCCGTCCCCGGCACTCCCAGTCTTTATGACTTTCAACAAAAGCAAGCCACTACTACAGATCCAAAGCCGCAACTTCCAGTGCCTTCGCCGTTCCTCAACACATCATCAGGCCAGCTCTCGCGTGGAGCATTAACAGGACCGCCTCTTCCAACTCCAAGTTACTTCACTGGGCCTCAGCGTCCAAGTGTTGCAACAAGTATTCCACAACCAGCAGCTAGCCCACTCCATGGCCAGCAAGTGCCCACTTCTTCAGCAAGTCATGAGCAGGCCCGTCCTCCTACTATCGTTCAAGAAAAATTAGCCGAGGAAAAAGTGGCTCCGAAGCTAGAAGGGCAAGCGGACGCCAAATGTGGACAAATACTAGAGCCTGGCCCAAAGCAAAAGAAACCTGAAGCAGGCGGTGTGCACAACACAAAAGATACAGTATGCAAATCAGCTCCTAAATCATCCGCAGGGCACGGCGAATGCTACAACTCTGACGTTGAAATGATAGACGCTGACGTGGACGATACCAGGACATGTGCAAAAGACAAAGCAAGTGCCACGGTAGGAGGCGCAGCACCGCCGGTTTCGATACTTAGCGTTGGCCGAGGCGTAACGAAAAGTGACACAACTGACGGTGCTCGACTTAGTTATCACACAATTCAGAGTAAGAACCAGGATGCCGATACGGAAAAGCAGCAACCAGATCCACAAAATCAACAAAGTACATCGAGTGCTGATGAAACTAGCGTTCCTAAAGGTGACCAAAGCAAATCTGAGGTGGTGGCGGAAAATCAGATATCATTGTCGAAACTTGAAGAATCTCCCACCGATAACCAGAGCTTGGCTGTGAACAAGCAAGAAACATCAGTGAGAGACAGGGATCCTGAAATGAAAGGCTCAGAAAAGGTGTTGCAAAGCCGGGAGCCTTTGTCAAAAGAAGAGAAGGCGAATGTGTTGAAGAACGAAGATACGCTCAAGGCGCAAAACGAGGTCTTTTATGGGCCGAGGCCACCTACTACCGAAGAGATCGATAAAAGTCAAAATACACCAGTTACTGAAAAGAACAGCAATCCAAGCGACATGAACACAAGTTCAGGCAAACAACCAGCCTTAAACGATCACGAGGTGTCGTCCTCTACTCCCGAATGTGCTGTTGCAAGTTCTtctacacaaagtaaggataaAGAGACAGGTCACAGTGACGCACCAAGCGCCAGTGCTGGGAAAAAAGTGGAGCTTCAAGACACGCTTCAAGACGACTCGAAGCCCACCGAAAAGGCCGAGACTGCCGTGGctagcaaaaagaaagaagagagttCGGACTGCGAAAAGTCGGGACACTCGTCCGAGAGAAGTTCTAAGACAAATGAAGACTCGTACAGGCCGCGTTCCTCGAAAAGACGCCGCCGCACCTACAGCAGCTCCGACGATAAGTACGACGAAGACGAATCCGACGTCGAGAACACCAACGATGGCGTTTGCCTGTCCGGGCGTGGCAACGAGGGTCAGGTCTTCGGCATTCCGGTAGTATTCAAGGCCATCAGCACGACCCGCACCTTCTGGAACATTCGCGGAGGGCAGGTGGCGCGCGAGCTGGAGGAGGTCGTCGGCGACAACGTCGTCAATCAGAAGATCAACCGCGCGGGCTTCCTCTGCGTCAACGTGGCCACCGCAGCGGACGCCGTCAAGCTGCTCAACCTGAAGACACTCGGCGGAGCCGACGTGGAGTCGGTCATACCCAGCATGTACCTGCGGCACGAAGCCAAGATCCGGGGCGTTCCTTACCACTACACCAACGAAAAGCTCGCCGAGCTCTTTGCGAGCGTGGGCGTCTTGAGCGCCAGGCGGCAGCTCACGGTGAAGCGGCTGCACGACGGCACTTACGAGGAATTCCCACGCAGCAGCGTCGTGCTTACTTTCAAACCGGACGCCACGCTTCCCAAGACGCTCGAGCTGGAGAACGAGAAGTTTATCGTAGAGGAGTACATAGAAGCGCCGTTGCAGTGTTTCAAGTGTCTGCGGTTCGGCCACACATCGCGTGCTTGCGTATCCGTGGGCCGTTGCAAGAACTGCGGCGCACGATACTGCGACGAGGAATGCGAGCGAAGGACGCCGATGTGTGCCAACTGCTTCGGGCCGCACCAGGCGACGTACGTAGGCTGCCCCAGGAGGAGGGAGGTTGCGTTCGCCAGCCTGTGGAAGAGGACCTTCGACTTGAACGCGCTCTGA